One Desulfonatronum sp. SC1 genomic region harbors:
- a CDS encoding DNA polymerase IV, whose product MSTAPSSSSSFTPLILHVDMDAFFASVEQLDHPELRGRAVIVGGSERGVVSACSYEARKFGVHSAMPIVQARSLCPNGVFVPVRMARYAQVSRLVMAVLERFSPLVEQASVDEAYLDVGGLERVFGPPERLGAALKQAVAAETGLTCSVGMAPVKFLAKIASDQNKPDGLFILAPDDVAAFLNVLPVSKIPGVGRQTLKKLTLLGVRRVGDVTGYPERFWRERFGKWGEVLYARARGIDPRPVIPDCEAKSEGAENTFAEDCEDREEFKRWLLDQAERVGRRLRRDGHAGRTVTLKIKFSDFMAISRGKTLREPTASTRMIFQTAAELLDAEPLPRKVRLIGLSVSNFSNARRQLSLFPENETDQDKTLDATLDAIREKFGPGSLVRGRIFGFRKS is encoded by the coding sequence ATGAGCACCGCCCCTTCTTCCTCTTCCTCCTTTACTCCACTGATCCTGCATGTGGACATGGATGCGTTTTTTGCCTCCGTGGAGCAACTGGACCATCCCGAGCTGCGCGGCAGGGCCGTGATCGTCGGCGGGTCCGAACGCGGGGTGGTCTCCGCTTGCAGTTACGAAGCCCGGAAGTTCGGCGTGCATTCGGCCATGCCCATTGTCCAAGCCAGAAGCTTGTGTCCGAACGGAGTGTTCGTGCCCGTGCGCATGGCTCGCTATGCCCAAGTCTCTCGGTTGGTCATGGCCGTCCTGGAACGCTTTTCACCGCTGGTGGAGCAGGCCTCGGTGGACGAGGCCTATCTTGACGTCGGCGGGTTGGAACGCGTCTTCGGACCGCCGGAGCGGTTGGGGGCGGCGTTGAAGCAAGCCGTGGCCGCGGAAACCGGTTTGACCTGTTCCGTGGGCATGGCTCCAGTCAAGTTTTTGGCCAAGATCGCCTCGGACCAGAATAAGCCGGACGGTCTGTTCATTCTCGCTCCGGACGACGTAGCGGCTTTTCTCAACGTCCTGCCCGTCTCCAAGATTCCAGGCGTCGGGCGGCAAACTCTGAAGAAGCTCACGCTGCTCGGAGTGCGTCGGGTCGGCGATGTCACGGGGTATCCGGAACGATTCTGGCGTGAGCGGTTCGGAAAGTGGGGAGAGGTCCTCTATGCCAGGGCCAGGGGGATTGATCCCAGGCCGGTGATCCCGGACTGCGAGGCCAAAAGCGAAGGGGCGGAAAACACCTTTGCCGAGGACTGCGAAGACCGGGAAGAATTCAAGCGCTGGCTTCTGGATCAGGCCGAGCGGGTAGGACGGCGGTTGCGCCGGGACGGGCATGCCGGACGTACCGTGACGCTGAAGATCAAGTTCAGCGACTTCATGGCGATCTCGCGGGGAAAAACCCTGCGGGAGCCCACCGCGTCCACGCGGATGATCTTCCAAACCGCCGCCGAACTGCTGGACGCGGAGCCGCTTCCCCGAAAAGTCCGGCTGATCGGGCTGAGCGTGTCCAATTTTTCCAACGCAAGGCGACAGCTTTCTCTTTTTCCCGAAAACGAGACCGACCAGGACAAAACCCTTGACGCGACCCTGGACGCGATCCGGGAGAAGTTCGGTCCGGGGTCTTTGGTCCGGGGACGCATCTTTGGTTTTCGGAAGTCGTAG
- a CDS encoding ribonucleoside triphosphate reductase, producing MLTHICKRDGRTETWAVDRIAAAVLKALKSCGIQDALLADRLARKVEERLTEAGLTVPDQEQVQDQVEAVLMQSRLFDVAKRYILYREKRRQIREQKAAFLDIMETIDAYVNKSDWRVAENANMSHSFQGLMLHLSGTVQARYALEKYPLEVRQAHEHGYLHIHDLSFGLAGYCAGWSLRDLLLEGFNLEGRSSSGPPKHFDSALGQMVNFLGTLQNEWAGAQAFNNVDTYLAPFIRHDELDYRQVRQAIQKFVFNLNTTSRWGGQSPFTNLSFDLVPPKHLETEAVIIGGRLHDSQTYADFGPEMEMINRAFLEVMLQGDYHGRIFSFPIPTYNVTEDFPWETEVGELLLQLTAKYGVPYFQNFINSDFKPEDVRSMCCRLQMDLRELRKKVGGLFGAGDLTGSIGVATLNLPKLAFLAHDETDYLDLVTEYAELARDSLEFKRKLINDNLERGMFPFTRRYLKNAYRGHFSTIGVVGGHEACQNLLGKGIETPAGIRLMRTTLLHLQDLTRRFQEETGNLYNLEATPAEGVSYRLAKLDKTLYAGIKASGNGVPYYTNSTALPVDLGLDVFAALEHQDQLQTLYTGGTVFHTFLGEAVADPQSLRAFLVKAMSRTKLPYISITPTFSVCKDHGYLRGEHPECPECGNPAEVYTRVVGYYRPVQRWNQGKQSEYAQRRVFAGLGGECAAS from the coding sequence ATGCTGACCCACATCTGCAAACGTGACGGACGAACCGAAACCTGGGCCGTGGACCGAATCGCCGCAGCCGTTCTCAAGGCATTGAAGTCCTGCGGAATTCAAGACGCGCTCTTGGCCGACCGCTTGGCTCGCAAGGTAGAGGAACGCCTGACCGAAGCCGGCCTGACAGTTCCGGACCAGGAGCAGGTGCAGGATCAGGTCGAGGCAGTTCTGATGCAGTCCCGCCTGTTCGACGTGGCCAAGCGCTACATCCTGTACCGGGAGAAACGCCGCCAGATCCGCGAGCAAAAGGCCGCGTTCCTGGACATCATGGAAACCATTGACGCCTACGTGAACAAGTCCGACTGGCGTGTGGCTGAAAACGCCAATATGTCCCATTCCTTCCAGGGCTTGATGCTGCACCTCTCCGGCACGGTCCAGGCCCGATACGCCCTGGAAAAATATCCCTTGGAAGTGCGGCAGGCCCATGAGCACGGCTACCTGCACATCCACGACCTGTCCTTCGGCCTGGCCGGATACTGCGCTGGATGGAGTCTGCGGGATCTGCTCCTGGAAGGTTTCAACCTGGAAGGCCGCTCCTCCTCCGGTCCTCCCAAACACTTCGACTCCGCGCTGGGGCAGATGGTCAACTTCCTGGGTACCCTGCAAAACGAATGGGCCGGGGCCCAGGCCTTCAACAACGTGGACACCTATCTCGCGCCCTTCATCCGTCACGACGAACTGGACTACCGCCAGGTCCGCCAAGCCATTCAGAAGTTCGTCTTCAACCTGAACACCACATCCCGCTGGGGCGGGCAGAGCCCGTTCACCAATTTGAGCTTCGACCTGGTTCCACCCAAACACCTGGAAACCGAAGCAGTGATCATCGGCGGCAGGCTCCACGACAGCCAGACCTACGCGGACTTCGGCCCGGAGATGGAGATGATCAACCGGGCCTTTCTGGAAGTCATGCTTCAAGGCGACTACCACGGCCGTATTTTTTCCTTTCCCATTCCGACCTACAACGTGACCGAAGACTTTCCCTGGGAGACCGAGGTGGGCGAGCTGCTGCTCCAGCTTACGGCCAAATATGGAGTTCCGTACTTTCAGAACTTCATCAATTCGGACTTCAAGCCCGAGGATGTCCGCTCCATGTGCTGCCGACTGCAGATGGACCTGCGCGAGCTGCGCAAGAAGGTCGGGGGGTTGTTCGGCGCCGGGGACCTGACCGGCTCCATAGGAGTGGCCACCCTGAACCTGCCCAAGCTGGCCTTTCTGGCCCACGACGAGACCGACTATCTGGATTTGGTCACGGAATACGCCGAACTGGCCCGGGACAGCCTGGAATTCAAGCGCAAGCTGATCAACGACAACCTGGAACGGGGCATGTTTCCCTTCACCCGGCGCTACCTGAAGAACGCCTACCGGGGCCATTTCTCCACCATCGGCGTGGTGGGCGGTCACGAGGCCTGCCAGAATCTGCTGGGCAAAGGCATCGAAACCCCGGCCGGGATCCGGCTGATGCGAACCACCCTGCTCCACCTCCAGGACCTGACCCGACGCTTCCAGGAGGAAACCGGCAACCTCTACAACCTGGAGGCCACCCCGGCCGAAGGCGTGAGCTATCGACTGGCCAAGCTGGACAAGACGCTCTACGCCGGGATCAAGGCCTCGGGCAACGGCGTGCCGTACTACACCAATTCCACGGCCCTGCCCGTGGACCTGGGGCTGGACGTCTTCGCGGCCCTGGAGCATCAGGACCAGTTGCAGACCCTATACACCGGCGGAACGGTCTTCCATACCTTCCTGGGCGAGGCAGTGGCCGACCCCCAATCCTTGCGGGCCTTTCTGGTCAAGGCCATGAGCCGGACCAAGCTGCCCTACATCTCCATCACCCCGACGTTTTCCGTGTGCAAGGACCACGGATACCTGCGGGGCGAGCATCCGGAGTGCCCGGAATGCGGCAATCCGGCGGAAGTCTACACCCGGGTCGTGGGCTACTATCGCCCGGTCCAACGCTGGAACCAGGGCAAACAGTCCGAATACGCCCAGCGTCGGGTTTTCGCCGGACTGGGAGGTGAATGCGCCGCGAGCTGA
- a CDS encoding anaerobic ribonucleoside-triphosphate reductase activating protein: MRNHPTPWSRLRGLEPMSLCDWPGRVCAVLFLGGCDLRCPTCHNFHLAWNSEDDPCLSRDHALGFLDQRAPWLDGLVVTGGEPALSADLPEWLAELRGRLDLPVKLDTNGMHPDVVERILDIQAADLVAVDVKGPWSKYPTLTGNKITAREAKATLGRIFKLAERHPERFLFRTTLVPLLTPEDLLETRSLPPSGFPLQTQPFRQPPRPFQGHHRKEKSC; the protein is encoded by the coding sequence ATGCGGAACCACCCTACCCCCTGGTCCAGGCTGCGCGGCCTGGAGCCGATGAGTTTGTGCGACTGGCCGGGTCGCGTCTGCGCCGTGCTGTTTCTTGGCGGCTGCGACCTGCGCTGCCCCACGTGCCACAACTTCCATCTGGCCTGGAATTCCGAAGACGATCCCTGCCTCTCTCGCGACCACGCGCTCGGCTTTCTCGACCAGCGAGCCCCCTGGCTGGACGGCCTCGTGGTCACCGGCGGAGAGCCGGCTTTGTCCGCGGATCTTCCGGAATGGCTCGCCGAGTTGCGGGGTCGGCTCGACTTACCCGTCAAGCTGGATACCAACGGCATGCATCCCGACGTCGTGGAGCGGATTTTGGACATCCAAGCCGCGGACCTGGTGGCCGTGGACGTCAAAGGGCCATGGTCCAAGTATCCCACGTTGACCGGCAACAAAATCACTGCCCGCGAAGCCAAGGCCACCCTGGGCCGAATTTTTAAGTTGGCTGAGCGCCATCCAGAACGTTTTCTGTTCCGAACCACCCTGGTCCCTCTGTTGACGCCCGAAGACCTCCTTGAAACCCGGTCTCTCCCTCCCTCCGGGTTTCCCTTGCAAACCCAACCTTTTCGCCAGCCACCGCGCCCTTTCCAGGGCCATCATCGTAAGGAGAAATCATGCTGA